A genomic segment from Rhodopirellula islandica encodes:
- the miaE gene encoding tRNA-(ms[2]io[6]A)-hydroxylase, with protein MLHLQSESTKRWLEQVDNHLDELLLDHAHCERKAASTAMNLMNAYTENLDICREMATIVEEELEHFFMVVDILKQRDIPFRRIGPGPYGRKLNGLIRQNDPNRAVDRLLVASLIEARSCERFRLLAEHVAERDPELSAFYAGLFESEARHHTTYVKLAEHFADRESVRDRLTELSKLESEIIAEGSDLPRMHS; from the coding sequence ATGCTTCATTTGCAATCTGAATCAACGAAGCGTTGGCTCGAACAAGTCGACAATCATCTCGACGAGTTGTTGCTCGATCATGCGCACTGCGAACGCAAAGCCGCGTCGACCGCGATGAACCTGATGAACGCCTACACCGAGAACCTCGACATCTGCCGCGAGATGGCAACGATCGTGGAAGAGGAACTCGAACACTTCTTCATGGTCGTCGACATTCTGAAACAACGTGACATCCCGTTCCGGCGAATCGGTCCCGGTCCCTATGGTCGAAAATTGAACGGGTTGATCCGCCAGAACGATCCCAACCGGGCGGTCGATCGACTGCTGGTCGCCTCGTTGATCGAAGCTCGCAGTTGTGAGCGGTTCCGCTTGCTGGCCGAACATGTCGCCGAGCGAGACCCCGAATTGTCCGCGTTTTACGCAGGGTTGTTTGAAAGCGAAGCCCGCCACCACACGACTTACGTGAAGCTCGCCGAACACTTCGCGGACCGCGAATCGGTTCGCGATCGTCTCACGGAACTGTCCAAGTTGGAAAGTGAGATCATCGCCGAGGGCAGTGACCTGCCCCGCATGCATTCCTGA
- a CDS encoding sigma-54-dependent Fis family transcriptional regulator: protein MTSKSNTTEPDAAPAKSPPDAYLVVHRGMRWTDVIRLSGDMRWTIGRSSSNPIVLRSAQSSRQHAEIRPAITPDGPVWAIVDLNSRNGVQVNSRRIKAPTVLKEADQLQIAGFELTFTRNPATLTRPPVRLPSVPGAASPNGSGAVDDGATQDNLGGDWQSDCSDDDGDNGESEVDVVSQIMSSGLAGRINREPNPTRVENSSDSDAVDPLLAMAFALGRAESIEECGETLMQTLEDLMPGSTIGLYLFDAEQKAALLEGAGLAPPRLVRQPAGTRYRRPPTPLIQPILQPQSAAILARNVLGDRRLATENTAGEIDVESIILAPLRPVVSERGDEAPAERNALLREKSLPVGLVHVTTPAGKPALTANQLRNVVAAGEIFCQAIRSIHREASLTRSLKKSEAVISRLRRQLAGRIQILGNSEPIRLVQQQIAQVAPTPSVVLVRGESGVGKELVASAIHHAGPRRDGPLVCLNCAALSKDLLESELFGHEEGAFTGATQQKRGKFEVASGGTLMLDEIGEMSLDLQAKLLRVLEGHPFERVGGQSPIQTDVRVVAATHRDLRAMVEQKTFREDLFYRLNVVEILVPPLRERGRDVILLANHFLHSFAESMARGRLKFTSLAEKKLQRHRWPGNVRELRNVIERAVVMSPMDAGGDGNVIELDADDLLITLVAGPSKGNASKASSGKVSEADDSDDLELSLAELEMRHIRRVLESTGGNKSRASMILGIERSTLDRKLKKAQKD from the coding sequence GTGACAAGCAAATCTAACACAACTGAACCCGACGCTGCTCCAGCGAAATCGCCCCCAGACGCCTATTTGGTGGTTCACCGCGGCATGCGCTGGACGGATGTGATTCGGTTGTCGGGCGATATGCGTTGGACAATCGGCCGCTCTTCGTCCAATCCCATCGTGCTTCGCAGTGCGCAATCCAGCCGGCAGCACGCAGAGATTCGACCGGCAATCACTCCGGATGGCCCTGTTTGGGCGATTGTGGACCTGAATTCGCGAAACGGGGTGCAGGTCAATTCCCGGCGAATCAAGGCCCCAACGGTGCTGAAGGAAGCTGACCAGCTCCAGATTGCAGGCTTCGAACTGACCTTCACTCGCAACCCTGCCACGCTGACGCGTCCCCCCGTTCGGCTGCCCTCCGTCCCCGGTGCGGCGTCCCCCAACGGCTCCGGGGCGGTCGACGACGGGGCAACGCAGGACAACCTGGGCGGCGATTGGCAGAGCGATTGTTCCGATGATGACGGTGACAACGGCGAGAGTGAGGTCGATGTTGTCTCCCAGATCATGTCCAGCGGTTTGGCCGGCCGAATCAATCGTGAACCGAATCCGACGCGAGTCGAAAATTCGTCCGATTCAGACGCGGTGGATCCGTTGCTGGCGATGGCGTTCGCGCTGGGGCGAGCGGAATCGATCGAGGAGTGTGGCGAAACATTGATGCAAACGCTCGAAGATTTGATGCCGGGTTCGACGATTGGGTTGTACCTGTTCGACGCCGAACAAAAAGCGGCTTTGCTTGAGGGGGCTGGGCTGGCTCCTCCACGTTTGGTTCGTCAACCGGCTGGCACACGTTACCGCCGTCCGCCAACGCCGCTGATTCAACCTATCTTGCAACCTCAGTCCGCTGCGATTTTGGCTCGCAACGTTCTGGGCGACCGCCGATTGGCAACCGAAAACACAGCAGGCGAGATCGATGTCGAATCGATCATTTTAGCGCCACTTCGGCCTGTGGTTTCTGAAAGAGGTGACGAGGCCCCGGCGGAACGAAACGCTTTGCTTCGTGAGAAATCGCTGCCGGTCGGTTTGGTCCATGTGACCACTCCAGCGGGGAAGCCCGCCTTGACCGCGAACCAGTTGCGAAACGTGGTCGCGGCGGGAGAAATCTTCTGCCAGGCGATCCGCTCGATTCACCGAGAGGCATCGTTGACGCGTTCGCTGAAGAAGTCCGAGGCGGTGATCAGTCGCTTGCGTCGGCAGTTGGCCGGGCGAATTCAGATCTTGGGAAACAGTGAGCCGATTCGGCTCGTTCAACAACAGATTGCCCAGGTCGCCCCGACGCCATCAGTTGTTTTGGTGCGAGGCGAATCCGGGGTGGGCAAGGAGTTGGTGGCGTCGGCGATTCATCACGCCGGTCCACGTCGCGATGGGCCGCTGGTGTGTTTGAACTGCGCGGCGTTGTCCAAGGATCTGTTGGAGTCGGAATTGTTCGGCCACGAAGAAGGTGCCTTCACGGGCGCGACCCAACAAAAGCGAGGCAAGTTCGAAGTCGCCTCTGGCGGCACCTTGATGCTGGACGAAATCGGCGAGATGAGCTTGGACCTGCAAGCCAAACTGCTTCGCGTCCTCGAAGGTCATCCCTTTGAACGTGTCGGTGGGCAGTCACCGATTCAAACCGATGTGCGCGTGGTGGCAGCGACGCATCGTGATCTGCGCGCGATGGTCGAGCAGAAGACCTTTCGAGAGGATCTGTTTTACCGGCTCAACGTGGTCGAAATCTTGGTGCCGCCACTCCGAGAACGTGGCCGCGATGTGATTTTGCTGGCGAATCACTTTTTGCATTCGTTCGCTGAGTCGATGGCTCGCGGGCGATTGAAGTTCACGTCGCTGGCTGAGAAAAAGTTGCAACGCCATCGCTGGCCCGGCAATGTGCGTGAACTCCGAAACGTGATTGAGCGAGCCGTTGTGATGTCGCCGATGGATGCTGGCGGCGACGGCAACGTGATCGAACTGGACGCCGACGATCTGTTGATCACTTTGGTCGCCGGGCCATCGAAAGGGAACGCCTCGAAGGCAAGTTCAGGGAAGGTGTCGGAGGCGGATGACTCCGATGACCTGGAGCTTTCCTTGGCGGAGCTGGAAATGCGTCACATCCGCCGGGTGTTGGAATCGACCGGCGGGAACAAGAGTCGCGCTTCGATGATCTTAGGAATCGAACGCAGCACACTGGATCGCAAGTTGAAGAAGGCCCAGAAAGACTAG
- a CDS encoding DUF1598 domain-containing protein → MVLPAAMLTALCVAMTASTADAGIGLGNQQTVGGVMIAPDGSVRAATIEEQKEMAQVVRNAMQVPAGELAEATDRRVISLNGLQAALQEAHESGKHLDTETMFLAGMQRIEYVIVDEENNDILLAGPAEPWMVRPDGHVVGTKTGGSVLRLDDLVTAFSSVETARNDGGIRCSIEPTAEGRVRLQNFLKNVKLRPGQNPAYLEAGMRQAFGPQQIFLAGVPTDSRFARTLVAADFEMKRIAMGLTQSPVAGLPSYLEIAKNQAQSSVSSPRWWMACDYDPIAHDADGRVWKISGQGVKTLTEDDTFDKEGKVRSTGRQNPLATKWADMMTEQFEDLSRERPVFRDLRNAMDLAVVATLVTQQQLDQKSGIDLSVLRGKDSQVELASYDMPKTLEPQCSFIKGRAGWTVTASGGVNVNAFAVSENAVIDETLGSVAVASDSASRWWWNSK, encoded by the coding sequence TTGGTGTTGCCCGCAGCCATGTTGACAGCTCTCTGTGTGGCCATGACGGCTTCCACGGCAGACGCCGGCATTGGGCTGGGGAATCAACAGACGGTCGGTGGAGTGATGATCGCTCCGGATGGCAGCGTCCGCGCCGCCACCATCGAAGAACAGAAGGAAATGGCCCAAGTCGTCCGCAACGCCATGCAGGTCCCCGCGGGCGAGTTGGCGGAAGCCACCGATCGCCGGGTCATTTCGCTAAACGGTTTGCAAGCTGCCCTCCAAGAAGCTCACGAATCCGGCAAACACCTCGACACCGAAACCATGTTCCTCGCTGGCATGCAGCGGATTGAATATGTGATCGTTGACGAAGAGAACAACGACATTCTGCTGGCCGGTCCCGCCGAGCCTTGGATGGTTCGTCCCGATGGACACGTTGTGGGAACGAAGACCGGCGGATCCGTGCTCCGGTTGGATGACCTGGTCACCGCTTTCAGCAGCGTTGAAACCGCTCGCAACGACGGCGGCATCCGTTGCTCGATCGAGCCCACCGCCGAAGGTCGCGTGCGTCTGCAAAACTTCTTGAAGAATGTCAAACTTCGTCCCGGACAAAACCCCGCCTACCTTGAAGCCGGTATGCGACAAGCCTTCGGCCCACAGCAGATCTTCTTGGCCGGAGTGCCCACCGACAGCCGTTTCGCTCGAACCTTGGTCGCCGCTGACTTCGAAATGAAACGCATCGCGATGGGACTGACCCAGTCACCTGTTGCTGGCTTGCCCAGCTACCTTGAGATCGCCAAGAACCAAGCCCAGTCCAGTGTCAGCAGCCCTCGTTGGTGGATGGCATGCGACTACGATCCGATCGCTCATGACGCCGATGGACGCGTCTGGAAGATCAGTGGTCAAGGCGTGAAAACGCTGACAGAAGACGACACGTTCGACAAAGAAGGCAAGGTCCGCTCGACCGGTCGCCAGAATCCACTGGCAACCAAATGGGCCGACATGATGACCGAGCAATTCGAAGACCTTTCTCGCGAACGCCCTGTCTTTCGTGACCTTCGCAACGCCATGGACCTGGCCGTCGTCGCGACCCTTGTCACCCAGCAACAACTCGACCAAAAATCGGGCATCGACCTGAGCGTCCTTCGTGGCAAAGATTCGCAAGTCGAATTGGCCAGCTATGACATGCCCAAGACCCTTGAGCCTCAGTGCAGCTTCATCAAAGGCCGTGCTGGCTGGACCGTGACCGCCTCCGGTGGCGTCAACGTCAACGCGTTCGCCGTCTCTGAAAACGCCGTGATCGACGAAACACTGGGCAGTGTTGCTGTTGCCAGCGACTCGGCCTCACGTTGGTGGTGGAACAGCAAGTAA